A stretch of DNA from Hypanus sabinus isolate sHypSab1 unplaced genomic scaffold, sHypSab1.hap1 scaffold_995, whole genome shotgun sequence:
TGAGCAGTGGTGCGAATCCACAGGGTTACTGGTAACGAATGCGTGGTATTGAGTGGTGTAGACTTTCGTAGCCCCTGTGAACTGTTAATTTGGACTTTAAATACCGTTAAAGCATTAGGAACAGTTACAATCATGGAGCGGAAGTTTGACAAAATGGCCGGCAAAGTCTTGGTTTCAGTTCAGACGAGTGCTGATGTAACAGTCTGGTACTATTGGGGTCCTGGGAGAAGGGGGGCCATGGACCGTCCATACTTTCTgggaggagaggagtgtggatgaGGGTGCCAAATTAGAAGCAGAATTTCCTGTAGCTGGGGGTGGAGACTTTTAAGATAGGTTGCTCTCGTTTCTGCGGAGCGAGGGAAAGGAGTGGTCTGAAGTGGAAGGTCTAATGAGTCCTCCAACGAAGGGGTGAGTTGGTAGAGTCTCTCACCTTCTAGCAAATAAATGGCAAAGTGCCCAAATGCAAAGACCCAGTTATCGAAGGCTCGGCATGTCCTTGTCCACCCGAGGGGGACGAGGAATATGAAACTTGGGCGGAGATATTAGATGAGTAGCAGGGCTCAGATGATGTGAAAAGACAGTGATTGTACAGTCTGAGAGGGCCGCCTGCTGACGTAGTGAGGTCTGTAAAGGCACAGAACCCTTTTGATACTTCCGTAGACAAACTTGCAAGCCCTAGAAAATATTTTTGTCACGACGAGAAGCCCAATGGAGTTTATGACAGGATTTCGATAAGTatttcaggaggaggaggagaaactTTCAGCTAGAGAGGTAGCTGAATTGCTTGCGGCACAGGGGGGCCATTCCAACAGCTGAGGTGAATTAGTTAAGAATGGACAAAATGGTGAAAGGTGCACAGTTACAGGACTTGATTGCTTGGAGTCTCCGAATGTCTCGTAAGACTCACACCCCCCTCCCCGTCGTCATAGGtcgagctgatcagagaagtaagagaggaggagaatgcAATGGAGTTGCGAGGCCTCTGTCAGCAGAGTACAGACCTCGGTAGTAGCCCGCTTGGCCGAAGTGGCCATTGATAGCCCACCCCGGGGAGTGGTAAAGGAGCTCGTGGCAGAGTTTAGGACTGAGATGTCCCAGTTGTTATCGGCGGGTGCAGCCACCCTGCACAACAAAGCCGACAGGGAGTCAGATCCCCAGAGGGCTGCTGGAGAACGGGGTCCTGAGAGAAGGGGAGCCACCAGTATTGTCTGCTGTAACTGTGGTGAAGACGGACACTTCAGGCGGGAGTGTGAAGGACAAGAAAACTCTTAGAGAGTGAGCCCCCGGGCATCTAAGcagagagacccagtgagggaacaacctgggggtttggggggggggggcacacattcccagcaatatgTCAAAGAACACCCTAAAGCACaaaaccctattcctgaaggcttagtgggatcACTACGGATTGAAGATATTTATGCCAGAGCACAGGCTCTCAAGTTACTCTGCTGTACCGTTCATTTCACAACCAGTATTTAACGCATTTACCACTGACGCCACTCAGTGCGCTGGAGACCTGGGGTCTTAGTATGGATGACTACCGTACAATGGTTATTTGTCCTTGAAGTTGAAGTTTTCGGGGGCAGTTGTGGCAGtagctgaggtccttgatacgTTAGTGCTGGTTTGTCTGGACCTGGCCAAGAAGGGCAAGAGGCTAGTGGGAGCTTTCTGGGAACACAGTCCATTCACCCTGTATTCCGAAGTGAATGACGTTATCCTTCATGACGTTACTGGCCCtttcccagcacctttctgttcttgatggtgctggtgatgcattggacagttttgactacccgttgtacagcctttataacaattacagcacggaaacaggccaactcatcccttctagtccgtgctgaatgcttactctcacctagtcccaccgacctgcactcagcccataaccttccattcctttcctgtccatatacctattcaatttttttaaatgacaaaattgaacctgcctctaccacttccactggaagctcgttccacacagctaccactctctgagtaaagaagattccccccgtgttacccctaaacttttgccccttaactctcaactcatgtcctcttgttgggatctcccctactctcaatggaaaaagcctatccacgtcaactctatctatccccctcataattttaaatacttctatcaagtcccccctccaccttctacgctgaaacctaggtaacattctaaatcttccctgtactctctctattttgttgacatctctgACAGTATCAAATACCCATGAGTGtggctgacaaagagaagatggCATTCATATGTCCTCTAGAATTATCccagtttgaaaggatgccccagggcatatcaggAGCCCCTATGACTTTCCAGCGTGTCATGGAGAAAACAATGAACTTGCTTGAGGCATTGGTGTGCCTAGATGATCTCATAGTGTTCAGGTCCGCCTTGGAGGAGAATGAAGCGAggctgcctgaaagctgaagggttcaaaatttccctggacaagtgccagttctgcaagacatCTATCAactatgttgggcacatagtctcatgGATGGAGTAGCTATGGATCCATCTAAGATAGAGGCAGTGACCACATGGCcaaggccccagactgtgagcgcCCTGCGCTTCCTCCATGGGTTCAATCGGAGGTTCGTGAAGGACTACTCTAAAGTGAGTCAGCTTCTGTGCAGTTACCcacccttggggaagaaagggaggagaacGAAAAATTATCTTAGCCCTTTGGAACCTTAagaggttccttaaccttaacctTTGGAGTAAGTCGTGATGaaaatgtgaagaggcctttcagttgctgaaggaAGCTGCCAAGGAAAGCGCTTGTGCTGGCGTTTGCAGATCCTGGTTGCCATATGATTGCATCCAGATGCCAGCAGAGAGGGGTCGGGGGCTGTTCTGTTTCAGGATCAGGGCACAGGGTTGAGACCTGTCATGTTTTTCAGCCAgagtctgtcaccctctgagCAAAATACCCCATGCACAAATTGGGGTTCCTGGCACTGAAATGGGCTGTGTGGACTTATGGTGCCAAGTCCGAGGTGAGGACAGACAACAGCCCATTACCTTGTATCCTGACCCCTGCGAAATTAGATGCCACAGGCCCTCGGCAGTTGGCGGCGTTgcctgcctatgatttcagcctggaGTACCGGCCGGGGAGTCAGAACATCGATGCCGACGCATTGCCCCAATGTGCGTATGAAAGGCTGGACGGGGACGGAGAGTGGTTGAACATTCCCGCCCTGGAGTGAAAGCCACGGGCCAGTTTTCCATCATGGGGAAGGCAAGGGCAAAATCGAGCTTCTGATGGTGCCATTCCACAAGCTTGCtgcaacctgactgctctgaagacaaagcaGTTGCTGGAATTGAGTCTTGGAGAAGTGGCAGCCGCTCAGCCGACAAGATAAAACACTCCGCGTTGTCTCTAGATTGGAGTTGATGAACCAGATTCTAAACCTGGTCAAGTGGTCTCCAGACCGGCCTCGGCATTCCCGGCAGGCTCCACCTGCTGAAGTCACTTCATGTTGATTCTGGCCATTTGGGGGTTGACAAGACCTACGGATTGCTTGGAGATCGGATCAGCCCAGGGCTGTATGctcagtccattgctgttcactcggctgacccacgactgtgctgcaaaacacagctcgaaccacgtcatcaagttcgccgatgacaccactgtggtgggtctcatcagcaagaacaacgagtcagcttacagagaagaggtacagcggctaacggactggtgcagaacaataacctgtctctgaatgtgaacaaaagagatagctgttgacttcaggagggcacgtagcaaccactctccgctgaacatcgacagctcctcagtagagatcattaagagcaccaaatttcatggtgttcacctggcggagaatctcacctggtccctcgacaccagctccgtagcaaagaaagcccagcagcgtctctactttctgcaaaggctgaggaaagtccatctcccatccccccatcctcatcacattctacaggggttgtattgagagcatcctgagcagctgcatcactgcctggtttggaaattgcaccatctcggatcacaagaccctgcagcggatagtgaggacagctgagaagatcatcggggtcttccttcctgccattacagacatttagactacatgctgcatccgcaaagcgagcagcattatgaaggaccccacgcacccctcatacaaactcttctccctcctgccatctgggaaaaggcaccgaagcattccggctttcacgaccagactatataacggtttcttcccccaacccatcagactcaatacccagagcctggactgacaccaacttactgccctctactgtgcctattgtcttgtttattatttattgtaatgcctgcactgttgtgtgcactttatgcagtcctgtgaagTCTgcagtctagtgaagttttttttgtgttgttctatgtagttcagtgtagtttttgtactgtttcatgtagcaccaaggtcctgaaaaatgttgtcttgtttttactgtgtactgtaccagcagttatggtcgaaatgacaataaaaagtgacttgacttgactttgactactggccccggatgaagTCGGAGGTCgaagagtactgtgtgcattcaatgtATAAGGAGGAAGATGTTGCCTACAAGGACTGCTCCGTCATCCCAGTTGCAGAGTGTGGGGCCACTTTATCTGGTGAgtctggatttcctgtcaatagagccTGATGCCAGCAACATGGCGAATGTCTTGGTCGTTATGCGCAAGCCTTCCCtaccaaggatcagagggcatccACCGTAGCCAAGGTGGTGAAGTGTTTTGtttattatggcctccccaggtAGACAGGAAAGAGCCCAGAGAGTGTCTGAAGCTGAAGAACTAGATGAGGTAAGGAAGTCCCAAATCTGAGGTGAGGAGACCCTCAGATTGACTGCCCTATGTTGCCCCCGGGTAAGAGACTGAGGCACCTATCCCCTTGGTGAGCTATGTCACGGCCATTCACACCTGGGTTGGACTTTGTAGTTTGTATGAAGGGGTGACAAACTATCTcaacgtcatgaggacatgactaattttggtggggggagagtggaacAACCTGGGAAagttttcactgctaatgtaatggtcttctGTAAAAGCAGAGTTTGGGCTATGATTAGAGAGAACAGGTGCTTTGGAGTTTGAGCTGGGTCCTTTGTTCGGTGGAAATGACAAGAGAAGACACCGGAGAGAACCAGTCATAGGATTTGACCCAGATTTATTGGAACCAGATGCCAAGATCGACTGAGGATTGGTGAATATGCATTTTGGaaagagttgagctccaacttgtgcacctTTGCCTGTTTAATTATAAATGGACACTTTaggttattttctttactaaccctttagctaAGATTGACaattataattcctttaatcgtatgcagtgtattgtctgttatttcttgacaCTGAGTCgcaacagggtagcaaattacgcAGCGTCCACACAGACCGGGGTTTGGGGTTGGGTGTCGTCTCTAACTCACGGGTTTGGTGGGACCAGAGTGTGTTTGATGACTTTCAAAGTCAAGGAAACAAGCTGAGTTTCAACTGAATAAATAGTGTTGCCACAccaaagaacacagaacagcacgATACAATGataaccttttaacctgctctaaaatCAACCCAACCCTTCTCTTCCaaatggccctccatttttctgtcatctacCTGATGTTCCCTGGACTCGCTCCAATACCAACACACCCCATGATACGGTGCcctaaactgttcacaacactctgaATGCAGCCCAATCAACACTCTTTCAAACCTCAGCATTACGTCCTTACCCACGGTGCTGGACTTCAGCTCGGCCTCCACCGCATCATAGTGCGTTGAGAATTTCTTGTCGATGTTGGACTTGACCAGATTCTCCTGTAACGTCAAGGTTAAAAACAGTCAGCAAACCCGTCTGGTTCACCCAACAGTCCACCAACCAAGGGGGGAGTTTGCTTTCACAGCAAACCACAGGCAAACACTCAACACGGCCCCCACTCCAGCtttcagaccattcagcccatcatgacaGTGCCCGGCAATGCCTGCCCCCACCCcgaccaccaccccccccattcCCCCGATCCGCTCTTCTCCACTCAGTCCCACAGGCTTCTCCCTCCCCTGAGCAAAAGTCACTGCTGTGTCCACATACTGGCCATCTGGGCAGCAAATCCCAAATCAGAACCGACCTCCCATTGTTCCATTGCAGATTCTCCCACATCTGACTCCCTGTTTTGTGATGTActcacccctcactgtgccaGTGATAACCACCCCACCACCGTCCTCCCCATCACTTCACccatctccccaccctcccatcaCTTCACAaatctccccaccctcccatccCCACCACCGTCCTCCCCATCACTTCACccatctccccaccctcccatcaCTTCATAaatctccccaccctcccatccCCACCACCGTCCTCCCCATCACTTCACccatctccccaccctcccatcaCTTCACAaatctccccaccctcccatccCCACCACCGTCCTCCCCATCACTTCACccatctccccaccctcccatccCCACCACCGTC
This window harbors:
- the LOC132390623 gene encoding protein FAM50A-like, coding for MAQYKGAASEAGRAMQLMKKREKQREQLQQLKQKIAEENLVKSNIDKKFSTHYDAVEAELKSSTVGKDVMLRFERVLIGLHSECCEQFRAPYHGVCWYWSESREHQVDDRKMEGHLEEKGWVDFRAG